A part of Solicola gregarius genomic DNA contains:
- a CDS encoding GntR family transcriptional regulator: MNLIVVDTSIAEAPYEQVRRQIAAHVASGELKAGQKLPTVRQLATDLGLSNNTVARAYRELEAGGVIETHGRKGTFVTSTLLGQTDGSGAQDAAAEYAALARRLGLSLPEATRLLEARWSDR; encoded by the coding sequence ATGAACCTCATCGTCGTCGACACCTCCATCGCCGAAGCGCCGTACGAACAGGTGCGCCGGCAGATCGCCGCGCACGTCGCGTCGGGCGAGCTCAAGGCCGGGCAGAAGCTGCCGACCGTACGCCAGCTCGCCACGGATCTCGGCCTGTCCAACAACACCGTCGCGCGGGCGTACCGCGAGCTCGAGGCGGGCGGGGTGATCGAGACACACGGCCGCAAGGGCACGTTCGTCACCAGCACCCTGCTCGGCCAGACCGACGGTTCCGGCGCACAGGACGCCGCCGCCGAGTACGCCGCGCTGGCCCGCCGCCTCGGCCTCTCCCTTCCCGAGGCGACCCGGCTGCTCGAGGCCCGCTGGTCCGACCGCTGA